ATTGCGCGACTGGCAGGCCGCCGGCGTGTGGAGCAGGTTGCATCTGGCCATGCTTTGCCGGTTGCGTGAACATGACCAAATTGATTGGGAGCGAGCGAGCCTAGATGCGGCCAGCGTTGCCAGCCCCCGGGGGGCCAGGAAACCGGCCCCAACCCGACGAACCGGGGCAAACTCGGGAGCAAACGGCATCTGGTCGTAGATGCCCGAGGCGTTCCCTTGGCGATCACAGTCACAGGTGCCAACCGACATGATTCGATGGCGTTCGAGCGCACCCTCGATACTCTCCCAGCCGTGCCGGGCTTGAGCGGTTCGCCGCGCAAGCGTCCGAGCAAACTGCATGCGGACAAGGGCTACGACTTTGCCCGCTGCCGACGCTATCTGAAGCAACGCGCAATCACTGCACGCATCGCCCGTCGCGGCGTAGAAAAGCGTGAGCGGCTCGGACGGCATCGCTGGGTAGTCGAGCGCACGCACGCCTGGTTTGCCGGTTTTGGTAAGCTGCGCATCCGCTTTGAGCGGCGTTTGGACATTCATATCGCCTTGCTCCGCTTGGCTGCTGCCGTTATCTGTTCGCGCTTCGTGGACGACTTGTGTTAGCGACTCTTAATCCAGACGGCGTGACACCAGGCAGCTATAAGGGCATCCGGCAAATCGACCCATACTGGGTGGTGCCAGAATTGAACTCGACGGCTATAACCGACCCGACAAGCCTGCACTTTTACGAGCCGACTTACTGGCGCATCAATGGCAAGCCGATCCATCATTCGCATCTGATTATCTTGCGCACTGGCGAAGTTCCGGATGTATTGAAACCGACTTACTACTACGGTGGCGTGCCGGTGCCGCAGAAGATTTTCGAGCGCGTCTATGCTTCCGAGCGCACGGCCAACGAGGCTCCGTTGCTCGCGATGTCCAAGCGCAGTACGGTCATTCACATGGACGTGGAAAGTGCTGTCGCCAATCAGGCAAAGTTTGAGCAGCGGATGGCGACCTGGGCTCACTATCGCGACAACCACGGCATCAAGGTTGTTGGCACGGAAGAGCAAATCGAGCAGTTCGACACCGCGCTAGCGGACTTCGATGCGGTCATCATGACGCAGTATCAGCTTGTCGCGGCGGCGGCGAACGTGCCGGCCACCAAGCTGCTTGGCACATCGCCCAAGGGTTTTAACGCAACGGGCGAGTTCGAAGAAGCGAGTTACCACGAAGAACTGGAAAGCATTCAGGCGCATGACCTGACGCCTCTGCTGGATCGTCATCACTTGCTGGTCATCCGCTCGGAGATTGCGCCGAGGTTTGGCGTCGTGCCATTTGAGACGACGGTGGCATGGAACCCGCTGGATTCGATGACGGCAAAGGAGCGCGCCGAAGTCAACAAGATGGAAGCGGAAACCGGTGCCATTCTGGTGCAGTGCGGGGCCATCGACGGCATCGATGAACGCCGCCGAATCACCCAGGACCCCACCAGTGGCTACACCGGCATAGAGGAAGCCATGCCGGCTGACCCGCCTGATAAGGCGGGTGATGAATTGCCTGAGGATGACGATGGCACGTAAGCTACTGGCCCGCAAAAAGGCAGCGTGGGCGGATCAGTTCAAACCAGCCGTGCTACGCGGCAAGCCGCTGCGCGTGAGTGCTGGCTTACAGGCACGCTATCAGCAGGACCTGGAGCGGCTTGTCGCCGAGATGACGGCTGCCAGTCACAAAGAAATTGTCGCGCTGTTCGATAGCCCGTCAGCGCAAACCTTCTTTGCGCAGGACGCCAGCCTATCGAGCCAGACACGCATCGTGACAAACGCGCTGACCCGGCGTGTACGCAAGCGTTTCGCGCTCAAGGCAAAGGCAATCGTGAAGCGCATGGTCGCGGGTGCAGATAAGGCAAGCAGTGCCAGTTTGCACAGCAGCCTACGTGACCTGTCCGGTGGACTGTCTCTCAAAACCACAGCCCTGCCATCGACCGCAAAGGAAATCCTTGCCAGTTCGGTAGCCGAAAACGTGGGCCTCATCAAGTCGATTGCCGATCAGTATTTGGCCGGCGTACAGGGTGCGGTCATGCGTGCAATCACCAGCGGCAACGGGCTACAAGACCTGATCCCCTATCTACGGGAACAGGTAGAGCGCGACGAGGTAGTCGCGCAGCAGCGAGTGGTCAATCGCGCCTTCGGCTGCGCCCACCATGAGCTCAGCCAGATGGATTTCGCTCTGCTCGGAGGCGGCGGGAATAACATAGCCATTCTCCCTGAGAAATTCTAGCGTGCAGATTAGAGCGGTGCGCTTGTTGCCGTCATTAAAGGCATGGGCTCGCGCAATGGCGACCGCATACATTGCAGCGATCGCGAACGCATCGTCCATCTCTTCGTTTTCGTAATGGAGGCGGTTGTCAATGCGAGCCAATGCGGCATCCACAGCACCGGGGCCGCCGCCAGAGAATCCGGACAGGCCGCCCTCGGCGCGCAAGACATTGTCGTGAGCGGCAATCACATATTCGGCGCTGAGCATGGGTCAGTGGTCCTTGAGGATTTTGAAGGCAAGGGCATGCTCCCTGAGCACGTAATCCAGGCCTTCCTGAACCCTCTGGCGGCCTTCAGGTGTGGACATGACCTGGGTCATATCCACAATGGGTTTTTTGGGCATCTGTGCGTAACGGAGTCGCGCCTCTTCGATCTGTTCTGCACTGAAGCCCTCGATGAGTTTGTGTTTCACGATGCATATCCTAAAGTGGGCGGCGAAAGTTACATTTTACCCGTCAGCTATCGAGATGCTCAAAGCGAAACGTTTCGGAATCGGAACCCATTTAAATGAAACTGAACATGACAGTTGCGTTTTCATTGCCATGCTGATCAAACCTTCCTGCTCGCTTGTTGCGGCTGTCATCGCTGCCATGCTCTCGGGTGTCGGTGTGTCAATTTACTACCGTGTTCGCCTCGCGCACGCGCATGCCGAAGCCGCAGCTGTTCGCGAGCGACACGCCCTTGACTTAAAAGCCATTTCCGATGCTACATTGGCCGCTGAGCGCAAGGCAGCGGAGAACCGCCAAGCCGCAGCACAAAGGATCGAAGCCCTGGATGCCCAACTGACAAAGGAACGCCAAGCCCATGAAACCGACAGCCATCGTTACCGTGCTGCTCTTGCCGTTGGTGCTGAGCGGCTGCGTGTCGCCGTCGCAAACTATCCAACCCGTGGCGACGATCTGTCCGGAACTGCCGGCACCGCCAGCGTGGGCGATGGAGCCACCGCCTACGCAGACCTCGACGCAGCGGTTGCAGAGCGCGTTTTCGCCGTCGCGGCCGACGACCAGCGAGAAATAGACAAGCTTCGCGCGCTCCAGCGTTACGTGTGTGCGGTGCGATCGGAGACGGCTGGATGCAAGTGAAATCTGCGTCACTGATATTCGAGCCAAACGTCTTGTAGTTTGCCGAGTAAGGTAGATTATCTTAGCATTGCCAGCATACGATGTAGCGGCCCTTGCTCGTCGGCATTGCGTTATGCGTCAAAAATAGCGATCGCTGCTTATCGCTATGCTAATTTCCCTGTTTCTGGCTAACCTGCTATACAGCATCGCTTCGCGTTGCGCGCGTTTCACTCCTTACCGAGCTTGCCGATGGACTTTGATTTAAACTCCACTTTAAACAACACTCAAGTGGCCATTTATGCAATGGACAAGCACGCCAACCAGCAGGCTCCAGCTGCGCCATCTATAGGCATTAAACGATCGGTAAGCATCACACCCGACACACCGGCAAAAAGGCTTGAAGCTTACCCCGCGCTGCCGACCGAAGTCGTTTTACAGATTGCTGACCACTTATCGCTCGACGATATCCCCGCCTTTTCACTGGTAAATAAGCGCACTTATTATTTAATGGAAGAGCGGCGGTGGGCTTGGCGCTGCTACCAGCAAGCGGCTCACGTCTACGATCTCGCGTCGCTACAGCAGTTAATCAATGACATCGAGCGTATTCAAGCTGAACCATATCTACGGGCCGAGCCTATCGCAGCACTTTGGCAACGATCGCAATCATTGGGGCTATCCAGAGTGCAAAAAACCGAGGCGTTTAAGCAACTGTTTGCGGCGGCCGACCGCCTTCCAAAACAGGGCCTTATTTTACAAAAAAAGATGCTTGCTTCATTGATTTACATCATGGCTAGCGAGCGGTCCAAAGTATTTAATTTTGCTTATGAAATAGCTGCACGGCGTCAACCCGATCAAGAAAATTTTTGGCCTGAGTTGGCCAACGCGCTTGTTTTTATATGGACGCCGTCTCGGTACTTTGAAAAATATGAAATGTTGCTCTGCCGGCTACCATACCTGAATATGTCTCAAAAAGCTGAGCTAATTCCTGTATTGGCTAGACGACTGCGATCCGACCATCGGATTGACCCTGACGGGAGCAAGGCTCTCTCAACCTATGCAATACTACAGCAACAAATTTTATCTCTGCCTCCGTCACAGCAAGGCGCATCGATCGGCGCGCTGGCCGCCGCTATACAAGAATTGCCCGAAGCAGCGCGTGCAGTACTGTACACAGAAATGAGACAGCTGGCACTATCGCTTTCGGACGAGCAGCTGGGAGCTGCACTGCGCTATCTTCCAGTCGGGTTGGCTGAGTTGCCGCGCGAGCAACACGCGCACGAACTTCAGTTACTGGAGCCGGCGTTGCTGCGTGTGCTGCCGGCGCAGCGCGTGCAGGTCGCAATCAGCCTGCTCGGGTGTACCTATAAGCTGGACGATGCGCTCTCAAAGCAAGTGTGGCAGCGCGCGTTGAGCCTGCTTGACGGCAACAGCACAGCAGAACTGTTGAAGGTACTTAGCGAGGTAAGCTATGTGCTGAGAACTTCAAAAGGGCAAGATGCAGTCAACGAAATTACGGCTTTTATGGACCGTAACCATTTCACTGAGCAGACACGTGTAACGGTACTCGAGCATTTATTGCGGATACGCAACGATTACGTAGCGTAGCCGAAATCATTGAACCGCCTCGGCTTCACGGGGGCCAGTTGGTTTAAGTTGAGACCGTTTCAGCGGTCTGGCTGGCGAGTTTGTGCTAGTAGTTTGCCTCAGCCTCAGGCGGAGGGCTGTGCCCGGTGGAACCAAGCCGCAACCGTACTCGCAGCCTTAGCCTGAACATGATTAGGCGCTTGCATCATGGGCTGCACATTCCTGCTGAAGCACTGATTGGAAAGCCCGGTTGATGCCCCGAATTTTGTTCCGCAACGCTAAAGCCACCCTAAGTAGGACAAGGGTTTGCGGGCCGTGATCCACTCCCGGTGCAGCGCGTTTTCGCCGTCGCGCCCGACGACCAGCGAGAGATAGACAAGCTTCGTGCGCTACAGCGCTACGTGTGTACGGTGCGACCAGCGACGGCAGGATGTAGCTAAGCCCGCGCCATCACTTATTGGAGCCGTATGTCGTTCGGTTAGCTCGCCTACATTGTCAATGTGCGATATAGCAGTCCCATTTGTTGACCTTACTTTATCCGCCAGAAGTCTAGCTTTCGCTGTTCATTGCTGTGCTAATCCGTCTGCTTTCCGCTAGCCTGCTGCGCAGCAGCGCTTCGCACTGCGTGTGTCGGACCTCTTGCTGAGTTTGTGAATGGACTTTGATCTGAATGCTGCTTTAAACGACTATAGTGCCTACATCCGCGCGTTGGAGTCGTGCCCGCAACCCGCCGCGTCGGTGCCACCGCCACGGCAGCCACTAAGCAGCGCTTTAGCTAACACGTCGGCCAGCCGGCCCACGACATATCATGACCTGCCGCCCGAACTGATTGAGCGGATCGGTGACTACGTGCCCGTTCAAGACGTGAAAAATTTTTCAGTAGTCAATCGTCGCACGTATCATGCGATGCAAACCAGGCAGTTAGTCTACCGCTACTGGCAACGAGCCAACCAAGCCGTAAGTCTCGCGTCAATCAATCAACTGCTCAATGAGATGGATGGCACGCTCGCCGATCCGGCGCAGCACGTCGAGCCGATTGACGCGTTGCGCCAGCGTCTGCAAGCATTGCCGGAGGCCGAGCAAGGCGAAGCGTTCAAGCGATTGTTCGCAGCCGCGCAGCGCATTCCGAAGCATGGGTTACCAATACAAAAGGCGCTGATGCTGAGATTTCGTTATTTGCCATGGTATCAGCGTCTTGAAGTATTTGACTTCGCTCACGCCTTAGTGGCACAGCGCGAGCCTGAGCAGGACAATGTCTGGCCGGCACTGGCGATTGGATTGATCGATTTCAACATCGGCTCACCGGAGTTCATCGAGCGTTATCAGGCGATCTTGGCGCGGCTGCCGTCGTTGAACGTGTCCCAGCAAGCGGAGCTGATTTCGGCCTTGTCCGGGCTACTGGGGCATTTGCATTCGGATATGACACACCCGAGCCTAACCGCGCAATACGCGATTTTGTGCGAACAGGCTCTACGCCTTCCACCCGCTTATCAGGGTGTGGCAGTTGGTGCGTTGGCGGAGAGCATATGGGTCTTGCCAAAAACGGAGCAGCCCGTGCGTTACGCGCAAATGCGCGACTTAGCTTTATCGCTGCCAGACGAGCAGTGGGGAATCGCATTGCGCCATTTGCCTGTGGCGGGAATCGAGGCGTTGCCACCTGACCAACATGCACAAGAGTTGGCCTTGTTCGAGCGCCATTTGGCGCGTGTGCCAGCGGCGCAGCGTGAGGGGGCGGCGCTCGGATTGCTGTCTAGTATTCGTTATCTGGATGAGGCGCTGTCGCAGCGAGTATGGCCGCAAGGGTTGGATCTAATCAATGGCAGGGGCGAAGCGGCGTTATTGCGTTTGCTCACCGGGCTTCAGACATATTCTGTGTTCGTGACCATTAACGATCGAAAATTATTATCCGCCAAGGCTCAGGTCATCGAGTTTATGGAGGCCAATCGTTTCTCTGAGGCGGCCCGTGCACGCATCCTAGACAGTGTTCGATGGTGGAACTTGCCATGGCGCATGCATGAAAGCATTGTTGGCATGGCATGAAGAGGCCCGTAGCACCATATGGACATCGACGCAAGATACCAAGGAACGTTACGCGTCAGTCAGCTTCGTTGGACGTAACCGGGTTGTGTTCAACATCAAAGGAAACGCTTATCGTCTGATTGTGGCCGTCGCCTACCGCCTAGGCGTGGTTTACATCAAATTTGTCGGTACTCACGCCGAATACGACAAAATCGATGCCTTAGCGGTGGAACTGGAGTAACAAAATGGAAATTCGTCCGATTCACACTGAGCAGGATTATAGCGAAGCGCTGAAAGCTATTGCCGCGCTGGTGGATGCTGATCCGGCGCCCAACACCCCGGAAGGCGACCAGTTGGAAATTTTATCGACCTTGGTCGAGAACTACGAGGCCAAGCACTTTCCGCTGGAATTGCCGGATCCGATTGAGGCGATCAAATTTCGCATGGAACAAGGCAATTTGTCAGTGGCCGACATGCAACCTTACTTGGGTAGTACAAGTCGAGTGTATGAAGTGCTAAACCGTACTCGCAACCTTAGTCTGAACATGATTAGGCGCTTGCATCACGGGCTACACATTCCTGCTGAAGCACTGATTGGAAAGCCCGGTTGATGCCCCGAATTTTGTTCCGCAACGCTAAAGTCACCCTAAGTAGGGCAAGGGTTTACGGGCCATGATCCAATGCCGGTGCAGTGTGTTTTCGCCGTCGCGGCCGACGACCAGCGAGAGATAGAGGAGCTTCACGCACTCCAAGGCTACGTGTGTGCGGTGAGACCCGAGACAGCGAGCTGTCAGTGAACCTCGCTTGTAGGCGACACTTTATTGTATAAACAGAAAACACTTGACTCCCTTGTTTTCTGTTTATACAATAACTTCCATGAACTACGAATTCGACCCAACCAAAGATGACAGCAATCTTGATAAGCATGGGTTGTCGCTCGCTGATGCCGAGTTCTTTGAGTGGGAAACGGCCGTAGTTCGTGGGGACACACGCAAGGAGTACGCCGAGCAACGATTCGAAGCAACGGGCTACATCGGTGACCGCTTGCATGTGCTGATCTACTGCTTTCGCGGTGATGTCATCCGTGTTATCAGTCTGCGCAAGGCCAACAAGCGTGAGGAAAAGCGATATGCCGAAACTTAAAGTCGGGCACATTAGCCCCACCCCGGAAGAAGACGCTGCCATCAACACGGGCATCGCGGCTGACCCGGAGACCCGTGAGTGGACCGATGAGGATTTTGCCCAGGCGAAACCCGCAAGTGAGGTCTTACCGTCTAAAGTATATGCCGCACTGGTCGCCAAGCGCCCTCGCGGTCGCCCGAAGGCGGAAGAGACCAAGGTATTTACAGCCATACGCCTGGACGCTGACCTAGTGGAGGCGTTCAAGGCTACCGGGAAAGGCTGGCAAACTCGCGTAAATGCGGCCCTGCGCCAGTACTTGGCCGAGCACCCGCTTGCTCACTGAAGCTCCGCTTCCGTTTCGCAACGCAAAAAGCACCTAAGCGGGAGCAAGGGTTTGCGGGCCGCAATCCGACTCCGGTGCAACACGTTTTCCCTGCCGCCGCCGACCAGCGACAGATAGACAAGCTTCGAGCGCTCCAGCCCTACATGTGTGCGGTGCGGCCAAAGACGGCGGGATGCAATCCAAGTACGATGTCGGTTCAGTCCGCTGGGTAGTAATCGAAAGCTTTTTCGGCATCAAGCATGCGCCGTTGCGTGCAATTGCAGCCCGAGCGCTTTGATGACCTTTAAAATCGTCCCGAAGCTCGGATCACCCTCACTTGACAACGCCTTATAGGCCCTCCCGTGTCAGGCCTGCATCGCGGGCAACTTGTGTCATACCGCGCGCGCGGGCAATCACGCCAAGTGCTTGTGCAGTGCATGTCGGATCATCGCCGCCTTCTAGAAGGCATGCCTCAAAATATTCGGCGATATCTTCTTCGGTCTTCAGGTGCTCGGCCGAATCCCATGGCCGGGTCTTGATTTTGTCCATCTTTCACTCCGTATCAAGGCAATTCGACATCCGATGCTTCACTGCTAGCAGCAGCTCCGCCCCGATGTCGCGCGTCGCGTCACGCGCGATGAGTTCTTTTTCGGTCTTAGGCATCCTTGATTGCCTTGAGCGTGTGGCCGGGAATGTTCTCCCGTGCACTCTTGGCGTAGATCGTGAGCAACCAGATTTCGCCGTTCGCAAGCCGGTTGTAGTAGATGACGCGGACACCGCCGCTCTTCCCGCTACCTTGACGCTTCCAGCGCACTTTCCGGCCGTAAGCTTGGAGGCTTCCTGCTCTACCATTGAGCTACACTCGCTACTGCCTCGGATTATGCTGAAACCCTGTGCCATAGGCAAAAATCTGCTGTATACAAATCAATGACTTACACGCTCATCGTAAACGCGCCAAAGGTACAGGTATAACGGCTGGATTCGCCTACTGTGGCGGGAGACCGCCAAATTTAGCAACTGTATTATATTGAGTCTTGCTCAACCCTGTTTCGCATGTCCCTGTTCAAGAAAGTGCTGTTCGCCACGGCGGCGGTCGCGACAGTCGCCGTCGTCGCGGCGTGTGGCGCCGTTTGGTATTGGGCTCGCACGCCCCTTCAGATCACGCCTTCGCCACTTGATGTCACGATCAAGCCGCGCAGCAGCCTGCGCAGCGTCGCCGTCCAATTGCGCCGCGGCGGCGTGCCGGTCGAGCCGCGCTTGTTCGTGCTAATGGCCCGCGTGCTGGGCCTGTCCTCGCAATTGAAATCCGGCAATTACGCGTTCTCGACCGGGGTCACGCCATACGGCGTGTTGCAGAAGGTGGCGCGCGGCGACGTCAACCAATACGTCGTTACGATCATCGAGGGTTGGACGTTTCGCCGCATGCGCGACGAGATCAACGCGCACCCGGCGTTGCGCCATGATTCCGCCGCGCTCAGCGACGCGCAATTGATGCGCGCGATTCTGGCCGACATTGCACCCACCGACCCACGCGCGGCGGGCACGTCGCCGGCATCGCCGCCCGCACGCCGCATGCCGGCGCTGCGAGGCGCGCCTGCGCAGGAACCCGAGGGCCTGTTCTTCCCAGATACGTACCTGTTCGACAAGAACACCAGCGACCTAGACATTTACCGCCGTGCATACCAGTTGATGCATCTGCGGGTGCAGCAGGCATGGGAGGGCCGCGCGCTGGGGCTGCCCTATGCGACGCCCTACGATGCGCTGAAAATGGCCTCGATTGTCGAGAAGGAGACCGGCCGCGCGCAAGACCGGCCGCTGGTGGCTGCGGTACTTGTCAACCGATTGCGTCTGTCGATGCCATTGCAAACCGATCCGACTGTAATCTACGGGCTTGGCACATCGTACGCTGGCCGGTTGCGCAAGCAGGACTTGCAGACTGACACCCCGTACAATACCTATATGCGCGGCGGGCTTCCGCCCACGCCGATCGCGCTACCCGGCAACGCGTCGCTGGAAGCCGCGCTGCACCCGGCTGCCAGCAGCGCGTTGTATTTTGTCGCGCGCGGCGACGGCAGCAGTCATTTTTCCGACAATCTCGGCGATCACAACAAGGCCGTCGACAAGTACATCAGGGGCCAGTGACATGATGGATATCACGACCAGCCGCCACGACGGGCCCCGGCCGCGCGGCAAATTCATTACGTTTGAAGGGATCGATGGCGCTGGCAAGACGACTCATCTGACGTGGTTTTGCGACCGGCTGTCCGAGCGCGCCGCGCGGCAGGGTGCCAGTGTCATCGTCACACGCGAGCCGGGTGGCACGCCGCTGGGCGAGACGCTGCGGGAAATCCTGTTGCGCCAACCGATGCATTTGGAAACGGAGACATTACTGATGTTTGCGGCGCGTCGCGAGCATATCGCCGCGGTGATCGAGCCGACGCTCGCCCGTGGCGACTGGGTGCTGTCCGATCGCTTCACGGATGCGACATTTGCCTACCAGGGCGGCGGGCGCGGCTTGTCGATCGACAAGCTGCAGGTGCTCGAGCACTGGGTGCAGGCCGGGCTGCAACCGGATCGCACCGTGCTGTTCGACGTGCCGACCGATACCGCCAGTGCAAGGCGTGGCGGGGCTCGCGCACCCGATAAGTTCGAGAGCGAGTCGAACGAATTCTTCGCGCACACCCGTGCCGAATACCTGCGCCGCGCCGCGCAGGCACCAGCGCGGTTTGCGATCGTCGATGCGACATGTTCGATCGCCGAAGTGCGCGAACAGCTCGAAGCTATTCTCCTCACTCTTTGATCGATAGAAAATGCCGTATCCATGGCAATACGACGACTGGACGCGTATCCAGGCACTGCGTGAACATTGGCCTCACGCGTTGTTGCTGTACGGGCAGGCCGGCATCGGCAAGGTGGATTTCGCTTGCGAGCTTGCGCAGAGCTTGTTGTGCGAGCAGCCTCGTGATGACGCACGCGCGTGCGGGCAGTGCGCCGCATGCACCTGGTTCCTGCAACGCAATCATCCGGATTTCAGGCTCGTCTGCCCCGAGGCCGTCGCCGCCGAGGCCACGCCGCTGCAAGCGAGCAGCGATATCGGCAAGAATGCCAACGGTGAGCGCACGGGCGACGACGATGGCGCAAGTGCTGGCGCAGGCGGCAAGAAATCCAAGGCGCCGAGCAAGGAGATCAGAATCGAGCAGGTCAGGGCGCTACTCGATTTCTGCAGCATTGGCTCGCACCGCGGCGGTCGGCGCGTGGTGGTACTGTTCCCGGCCGAGGCGCTGAACGTGGCGGCAGCCAACGCACTGCTCAAGACGCTGGAGGAGCCGCCGTCCGGCGTGGTGTTCCTGCTCGTGAGCGCGAACGTGGAGCGTTTGCTGCCGACCATCGTGAGCCGCTGCAGACAATGGCCGCTGGCGATGCCCGACGCGGCGAGTGCCTCGGATTGGCTCCGTAGCCAGTCCATTGACGATCCGGCGGGGGTACTCGCAGAAGCCGGCGGCGCGCCATTGGCCGCGCTGGCCGTTGCCCGCGACGAGCACGCGCCGCTCAAGCGCTTCACGCTTGAGCAACTTGCGGCCGGCCCGGCGTGCGACCCATTCGCCTGCGGCGAAGCCCTGCAAAAGGCGCCGGGGCCGTCGGTACTCGGCTGGCTGCAACGATGGCTCTATGACGTGCTAGCCATGCAGATGAGCGGCGAGCCACGCTACTTCCCAGCGCACCGCAACGCGCTCGAGTATGTTGCACAAAGTGCCACGTC
This region of Mycetohabitans endofungorum genomic DNA includes:
- a CDS encoding type II toxin-antitoxin system death-on-curing family toxin, with protein sequence MLSAEYVIAAHDNVLRAEGGLSGFSGGGPGAVDAALARIDNRLHYENEEMDDAFAIAAMYAVAIARAHAFNDGNKRTALICTLEFLRENGYVIPAASEQSEIHLAELMVGAAEGAIDHSLLRDYLVALYLFP
- the tmk gene encoding dTMP kinase; this encodes MMDITTSRHDGPRPRGKFITFEGIDGAGKTTHLTWFCDRLSERAARQGASVIVTREPGGTPLGETLREILLRQPMHLETETLLMFAARREHIAAVIEPTLARGDWVLSDRFTDATFAYQGGGRGLSIDKLQVLEHWVQAGLQPDRTVLFDVPTDTASARRGGARAPDKFESESNEFFAHTRAEYLRRAAQAPARFAIVDATCSIAEVREQLEAILLTL
- a CDS encoding lysis system i-spanin subunit Rz — protein: MLKAKRFGIGTHLNETEHDSCVFIAMLIKPSCSLVAAVIAAMLSGVGVSIYYRVRLAHAHAEAAAVRERHALDLKAISDATLAAERKAAENRQAAAQRIEALDAQLTKERQAHETDSHRYRAALAVGAERLRVAVANYPTRGDDLSGTAGTASVGDGATAYADLDAAVAERVFAVAADDQREIDKLRALQRYVCAVRSETAGCK
- a CDS encoding BrnT family toxin; amino-acid sequence: MNYEFDPTKDDSNLDKHGLSLADAEFFEWETAVVRGDTRKEYAEQRFEATGYIGDRLHVLIYCFRGDVIRVISLRKANKREEKRYAET
- a CDS encoding DUF1073 domain-containing protein — encoded protein: MLATLNPDGVTPGSYKGIRQIDPYWVVPELNSTAITDPTSLHFYEPTYWRINGKPIHHSHLIILRTGEVPDVLKPTYYYGGVPVPQKIFERVYASERTANEAPLLAMSKRSTVIHMDVESAVANQAKFEQRMATWAHYRDNHGIKVVGTEEQIEQFDTALADFDAVIMTQYQLVAAAANVPATKLLGTSPKGFNATGEFEEASYHEELESIQAHDLTPLLDRHHLLVIRSEIAPRFGVVPFETTVAWNPLDSMTAKERAEVNKMEAETGAILVQCGAIDGIDERRRITQDPTSGYTGIEEAMPADPPDKAGDELPEDDDGT
- the mltG gene encoding endolytic transglycosylase MltG, whose protein sequence is MSLFKKVLFATAAVATVAVVAACGAVWYWARTPLQITPSPLDVTIKPRSSLRSVAVQLRRGGVPVEPRLFVLMARVLGLSSQLKSGNYAFSTGVTPYGVLQKVARGDVNQYVVTIIEGWTFRRMRDEINAHPALRHDSAALSDAQLMRAILADIAPTDPRAAGTSPASPPARRMPALRGAPAQEPEGLFFPDTYLFDKNTSDLDIYRRAYQLMHLRVQQAWEGRALGLPYATPYDALKMASIVEKETGRAQDRPLVAAVLVNRLRLSMPLQTDPTVIYGLGTSYAGRLRKQDLQTDTPYNTYMRGGLPPTPIALPGNASLEAALHPAASSALYFVARGDGSSHFSDNLGDHNKAVDKYIRGQ
- a CDS encoding DNA polymerase III subunit delta', encoding MPYPWQYDDWTRIQALREHWPHALLLYGQAGIGKVDFACELAQSLLCEQPRDDARACGQCAACTWFLQRNHPDFRLVCPEAVAAEATPLQASSDIGKNANGERTGDDDGASAGAGGKKSKAPSKEIRIEQVRALLDFCSIGSHRGGRRVVVLFPAEALNVAAANALLKTLEEPPSGVVFLLVSANVERLLPTIVSRCRQWPLAMPDAASASDWLRSQSIDDPAGVLAEAGGAPLAALAVARDEHAPLKRFTLEQLAAGPACDPFACGEALQKAPGPSVLGWLQRWLYDVLAMQMSGEPRYFPAHRNALEYVAQSATSLQVAQCLKRITQQRAVEQHPLNGRLVFEELFIHYRSMFGSNP
- a CDS encoding IS5 family transposase (programmed frameshift), coding for MARRKISNELWAVLEPLIPAFAPSPKGGRRRTVGDRAALNGIVYVLHTGIAWEDLPQELGFGSGMTCWRRLRDWQAAGVWSRLHLAMLCRLREHDQIDWERASLDAASVAKPPGGQETGPNPTNRGKLGSKRHLVVDARGVPLAITVTGANRHDSMAFERTLDTLPAVPGLSGSPRKRPSKLHADKGYDFARCRRYLKQRAITARIARRGVEKRERLGRHRWVVERTHAWFAGFGKLRIRFERRLDIHIALLRLAAAVICSRFVDDLC
- a CDS encoding type II toxin-antitoxin system HigB family toxin; translation: MKALLAWHEEARSTIWTSTQDTKERYASVSFVGRNRVVFNIKGNAYRLIVAVAYRLGVVYIKFVGTHAEYDKIDALAVELE
- a CDS encoding helix-turn-helix domain-containing protein: MEIRPIHTEQDYSEALKAIAALVDADPAPNTPEGDQLEILSTLVENYEAKHFPLELPDPIEAIKFRMEQGNLSVADMQPYLGSTSRVYEVLNRTRNLSLNMIRRLHHGLHIPAEALIGKPG
- a CDS encoding BrnA antitoxin family protein, which produces MPKLKVGHISPTPEEDAAINTGIAADPETREWTDEDFAQAKPASEVLPSKVYAALVAKRPRGRPKAEETKVFTAIRLDADLVEAFKATGKGWQTRVNAALRQYLAEHPLAH
- a CDS encoding F-box protein, whose product is MDFDLNSTLNNTQVAIYAMDKHANQQAPAAPSIGIKRSVSITPDTPAKRLEAYPALPTEVVLQIADHLSLDDIPAFSLVNKRTYYLMEERRWAWRCYQQAAHVYDLASLQQLINDIERIQAEPYLRAEPIAALWQRSQSLGLSRVQKTEAFKQLFAAADRLPKQGLILQKKMLASLIYIMASERSKVFNFAYEIAARRQPDQENFWPELANALVFIWTPSRYFEKYEMLLCRLPYLNMSQKAELIPVLARRLRSDHRIDPDGSKALSTYAILQQQILSLPPSQQGASIGALAAAIQELPEAARAVLYTEMRQLALSLSDEQLGAALRYLPVGLAELPREQHAHELQLLEPALLRVLPAQRVQVAISLLGCTYKLDDALSKQVWQRALSLLDGNSTAELLKVLSEVSYVLRTSKGQDAVNEITAFMDRNHFTEQTRVTVLEHLLRIRNDYVA